A genomic stretch from Methanomassiliicoccales archaeon includes:
- the nifB gene encoding nitrogenase cofactor biosynthesis protein NifB: MESELEQKIRSMLEMHPCYSEGARENCARMHLPVAPRCNIQCNYCNRRYDCANESRPGVTSEILAPEQAVQKVRYVKERIPNLTVIGIAGPGDPLANEETFKTLELIHKEFPELTLCLSTNGLLLPKYVERLNSLGVRFITVTINAVDPEIASKIYDFISYEGKIWRGIDAARILLENQLKGVEIASKAGMLVKVNTVMIPGINETHIPEVAKKVKEIGAYIVNIIPLIPVPGTKFANLRAPTPKERKILQDMCESEIRQMRHCRFCRADAIGLLDQDRSAEFAHITCDTQFPEKGLISVQMEGKTKYRVAVASSDGSHVDLHFGHTDRFLVYNVEENEITPAGEITVDAMMEVPMFGKSHTNKIERIAEALKGFDIVLASQFGDRAVEALKRRGIVAMKEAGDIRTAIMKAIRRLFEKRSRVFE, from the coding sequence ATGGAGTCGGAACTTGAACAAAAGATTAGGTCAATGCTTGAAATGCATCCGTGTTACAGTGAGGGTGCCCGCGAGAATTGTGCAAGGATGCATCTTCCCGTCGCACCGCGCTGCAATATTCAGTGCAATTATTGTAATCGAAGATACGACTGCGCAAACGAAAGCAGACCGGGCGTAACAAGTGAGATCCTCGCACCAGAACAAGCAGTCCAGAAAGTTCGTTATGTCAAAGAGAGAATTCCGAATCTTACGGTTATCGGCATCGCAGGCCCTGGTGATCCACTAGCCAATGAAGAGACCTTTAAAACGCTTGAGCTGATCCATAAGGAATTTCCCGAATTAACATTGTGTCTTAGCACGAACGGACTCTTGCTGCCGAAATATGTCGAGAGATTGAATTCCTTAGGCGTCAGATTCATCACTGTGACCATTAATGCGGTTGATCCTGAAATTGCCAGCAAGATATATGATTTTATCTCGTACGAAGGAAAAATATGGCGAGGGATCGATGCAGCGAGAATCCTCCTTGAGAATCAGCTGAAAGGGGTGGAGATAGCTTCAAAAGCAGGGATGCTTGTAAAAGTCAATACAGTCATGATTCCTGGTATCAATGAGACTCACATCCCCGAGGTCGCAAAGAAAGTCAAGGAAATCGGGGCCTATATCGTTAACATCATTCCACTCATTCCTGTCCCTGGAACAAAATTCGCAAATCTGAGGGCTCCAACGCCAAAAGAAAGGAAAATTCTGCAGGATATGTGCGAATCAGAGATTCGACAGATGCGACACTGCAGGTTTTGCCGAGCGGATGCAATCGGTCTGCTTGATCAAGATCGCTCTGCGGAGTTTGCTCACATCACATGCGATACTCAGTTCCCAGAGAAAGGCTTGATCTCTGTGCAAATGGAAGGAAAGACAAAGTACAGGGTAGCTGTTGCTTCCAGCGACGGCTCACACGTTGACCTGCATTTCGGGCATACCGATCGTTTCCTGGTATACAATGTCGAAGAGAATGAGATAACGCCAGCAGGCGAGATCACGGTTGATGCGATGATGGAAGTCCCGATGTTCGGCAAAAGCCATACGAATAAAATTGAGAGAATCGCCGAGGCTCTCAAAGGATTTGACATCGTATTGGCGAGCCAATTTGGCGATAGAGCGGTCGAAGCCCTGAAGCGTCGCGGAATTGTTGCGATGAAGGAAGCGGGTGATATAAGAACCGCAATTATGAAAGCGATCAGGCGATTATTTGAGAAACGTTCGAGAGTATTTGAGTGA